TCGCGACGTTGAAGGTGAACGCGTCTTTGAGGTCTTTGGTCGACGTGGTCAGCAGCGTGTTGGGCATGGTGCCGCCGACGTTGTTGACGACGATGTCTAGTTTCCCGAACGCGTCGACGGCCTGGCCGGCCAGCTGCGCGGTCGCCTCCGGGTGGGCCAGGTCGGCGGCCACCACGTGAGCACGCCGCCCGGTCCCACGCACCTGCTCAGCGACCGCCTCGAGCTGGGATTGCGTTCGGGACGCGATGACGACGTCGGCGCCCACCTCGGCGAACGCTACGGCGATGGCCGCACCCAATCCGCGACCGGCGCCGGTGACGATGGCGACTTTGTCGTCGAGTCGAAAGCTGTCAAGGATCACGGGCGACACCGTAACAGGATTGGCCGCTTTCTGGAACGTGTTCTAATTCGACTCCGCCGGCGGTAGCCGAAAGCTCATCGTGATCGTCGTTCCCGATTCACCGCTGTCCAGCTCAACCCGGTCACTGACCGCGTTGATCAATTTCAGGCCCTGCCCGCGACGCCCGGGCTCCGGCGGCGGTGTCTTCCAGGAGCCGGAGTCGGCGACCCGCGCGCGGATTTCGCCGCCGGCGATGTCGACGTCGACGCGCACCTGTCCGGTGCTCAGTCCCTGATACGCATGTTCGGCGCTGTTGGCGCACGCCTCGTAGACGGCGAGCACGACATCGGCGATCAGCGGCCCTGGGACGGCGCACGACTCAAGCCACGCCGTGAGCCGATCCCGCACGCCGGCCAGCTCCGCTGCGGCGGCACCGGTTTCGAGTCGCAGCGCCGCCTGGGGGCGCCGGTACACCACCATGGCGACGTCGTCGTCGTATCCGGCTGCCGGGGCCAGCTCACGCACCACCGCGTCGGCGAGATGGTCGACGGGCAAATCCCTGTTGTCCGTCAACACCTTGGCCACGCGTGCGATCCCGGCATCGATCGGCTCGTGTTTGCGTTCGACAAGGCCGTCGGTGAACACGATCAGCGTCGAGCCGGGCGGCAACGCCTGGGAGGCTTGCGGCCGGGGGTGATCGCGGTGCACCGCCAGCGGCACCGACCGGGCCTCGGCCAGCAACGTTGTCCCGGCGTCCGGCGTCGCGAACAGCGCCGGCATGTGACCTGCGCTGCTGTAGCGCAGCACCCCGGTTTCGGTGTCGAGGATGCCCAAGAACACCGTCGTGCAGTACGCGCCCGGAATCACCTCAGCCGCCGCGTCGAGGTCTTCGAGCAGCAACGCGGGTTCGGCTCCGGTCAGCAACAGAGCACGCGCCGAGCTGCGCAACTGACCCATCACCGCGGCGGCGGGCAGGCCGCGGCCCACGCAGTCACCCACCACGATGCCGATTCGGCCCTCGCCAAGCGACAGCACGTCGTACCAGTCGCCGCCGATCTCCAGCGGCGGGACAGCGGGCTCGTAACGAACCGCGAAACCGGCCGGAGGCTGCATGCTCGGCAGCATCGCGCGCTGCAACGTCAGCGAAGTGTTGCGGGCGGTTTCGAACTGCCGCACATGCTGTATCGCCAGGCCGAGGTGACCGACGAGCACGGTGACCAGCAGCCGATCCTCCGCGCTGATCCAGCGGGGTACCCGCAGCTCCAACCACAGCGCGACGTCGCCGGCACCGGAGAGCACCGCGATGACACCGCGTGACTTGCCCGGCGTATCGGCCCATTCGACCGTCTGGACGGTCAGCGGCAGTTGATGCCGCGCCGTTTCAAACGTCTGGCGCAGCAACGGATCGAGCTCGCGCCAGCTCGACTCGGCCGGCTCGCCGGCTACTCGAATGGTGGGCTCGCCGCCGTTGGTCGGCCACATGACCGCGATCACCCGCTGCACATCGAGAGCCATCCGGCATTCGTCGAGGGTGATCGAGAGCACCTCGTCGACGTTTTTGGCCACGCTCACGGCCGTCGCTAGCCGCAACACCGCGCTCTCGCGCGCCGCGAAGGCCCGCTGCGCGGTGATGTCGCGAATGGTCCCGACGTACACGTCTTTTTCGGCAGCGTATTCGGCCACCGCATTGATGCTTACCGCTACCCACGTCAGGTGGCCGTCGCGATGCCGGATCGGCGTCTCGTAGGCCACGCTGCCGCCTTGGACCAGCAGGGCTTGCTGGTGATTGGCCGCTTTGCGGTCGACCAACCACGGGTGCGGCCACTGATAGGGCAAACCGTCGGCGGTGTAGCCCGTGATTTCGGCGAACGCGTCGTTGATCTCGATGACTGCGCCCCGGTGATCGGCCACGAAGAACCCCTCCTGCAAAGAGTTCACCAACGCGCTGCGGAACTCGTCGCGGTCGGCGAGCCGGTCGGCGCGGGCTCGCTGTTCCTCGTAACGCCTTGCGCTGTCGAGGAATCCGCGAGTCGCGACGTCGAGGGCAGCAAGCGTCTGCAGCAAGAATTGCAGTGCGGCGGGCGCGTCGAAGTGCGAGTTCTTCGACAGTTCTTCGACCAGCTGGAAGTGGTTCTCGATGATGTCGAGCATGCTGATCC
This Mycobacterium xenopi DNA region includes the following protein-coding sequences:
- a CDS encoding SpoIIE family protein phosphatase; protein product: MTDPAEFHARYADALRAHLQERGEASLAVGHELGRQALQDRISMLDIIENHFQLVEELSKNSHFDAPAALQFLLQTLAALDVATRGFLDSARRYEEQRARADRLADRDEFRSALVNSLQEGFFVADHRGAVIEINDAFAEITGYTADGLPYQWPHPWLVDRKAANHQQALLVQGGSVAYETPIRHRDGHLTWVAVSINAVAEYAAEKDVYVGTIRDITAQRAFAARESAVLRLATAVSVAKNVDEVLSITLDECRMALDVQRVIAVMWPTNGGEPTIRVAGEPAESSWRELDPLLRQTFETARHQLPLTVQTVEWADTPGKSRGVIAVLSGAGDVALWLELRVPRWISAEDRLLVTVLVGHLGLAIQHVRQFETARNTSLTLQRAMLPSMQPPAGFAVRYEPAVPPLEIGGDWYDVLSLGEGRIGIVVGDCVGRGLPAAAVMGQLRSSARALLLTGAEPALLLEDLDAAAEVIPGAYCTTVFLGILDTETGVLRYSSAGHMPALFATPDAGTTLLAEARSVPLAVHRDHPRPQASQALPPGSTLIVFTDGLVERKHEPIDAGIARVAKVLTDNRDLPVDHLADAVVRELAPAAGYDDDVAMVVYRRPQAALRLETGAAAAELAGVRDRLTAWLESCAVPGPLIADVVLAVYEACANSAEHAYQGLSTGQVRVDVDIAGGEIRARVADSGSWKTPPPEPGRRGQGLKLINAVSDRVELDSGESGTTITMSFRLPPAESN